In Marinobacter sp. M3C, the genomic stretch CTGAGGGTAAAGGCCAGCAGCCAGCCTGACATCAGCGCCGGAGCAATCACCGGCAGTGTTACATCAAAGAACACTCGCACCGGGTGCGCTCCAAGGTCCAGCGCTGCCTCTTCGATCGACAGATCCATATCCACCAGCCGCGACTGTATAATCACAGCCGCATAGGCTGCGCCAAAGGTCGAGTGCGCGATAATAATCGTCATAATCCCACGTTCGCCAGGCCAGCCAAGAACGCTCTCCATCGCAACGAACATCAGCAGCAACGCCAGCCCGATAATAACTTCGGGCATAACCAGTGGCGCAGTAATCATCATGCTCAGCAGCGTCTTGCTGCGAAAGCGCCGGAACCGGACCAACACGAAAGAGGCCACCGTACCAATCACCACAGACAGAGTCGCGCTGGCCAGGGCAACACGCAGGCTGACCCAGGCCGCATCCAGAATTTGCGGATCTCGGAACAGCTCGCCATACCATTTGGTCGAAAATCCGCCCCAAACGGTCACCAGCCGGCTTTCGTTAAAGCTGAAAATCACCAGTGACAGGATGGGAGCGTAAAGGAACACGAAACCCAGAACGCCGAAGATCATGAGAGACCGTGACTTACGTTTCATCGGGTTTCTCCTTCGCTGGCTGACTGCGCCCAGCGCAGCAACATAATGGGAATCACCAGAACAAACAGCATCACAATGGCCACCGATGAGGCAACGGGCCAATCCCGGTTAGAGAAAAACTCGTTCCACAACACCTGACCGATCATCAGCGTATCCGGCCCGCCAAGAAGCGCCGGGATAACAAACTCGCCGACGGCGGGAATGAACACCAGCATGCAGCCCGCGATAATCCCGCTCAGCGACAGCGGCACGGTGACGGTCAGGAACGTAGTGACCGGGAGCGCGCCCAAATCGGAAGATGCCTCAAGATAAGCTTCGTCCAGTTTCACTAAATTGGCGTAAAGCGGCAGGATCATGAACGGCAGATAGGTATAAACGATGCCAACATAGACAGCAAAATCGGTCTGTAACATCACTAGCGGCTCGTCGATAATGCCAACACTCATCAGCAGATTGTTGATAACCCCATTGCCTTTGAGAAACCCGATCCACGCGTAAACCCTCAATAGAAACGACGTCCAGAAGGGCAGTACAACCAGCATCAACAGCAGGTTGCGCTGATCCGGAGGCGAGCGCGCAATCAGGTAGGCCATCGGATACCCGATCAACAGGGCAATGAGTGTCGCGACGCCGGCAATCTTGACCGACCCCAGATAAGCCGCAAGGTAAAGAGGGTCTTCCAATAGAAACAGATAGTTATTGAAGTTCAGATTAACCCTGAAAAACCCGTCAATCCACTCCACGATCGGCAGATAGGGCGGCCGGGCAATTGCGGCCTCAGAAAACGAAATTTTCGCGACTACCAGGAATGGAATCAGAAAAAAAACCAGAAGCCAAACGGTCGGGATGGCAATAACCAAAATTCGTCCCTTGAGCCCCAGCCGGCCCAGAAGCGCCCCGATCTTCGATCCCAGCGGCAGGCTATTCATGACGTCACCACGATCCCGGCGTTGCCAGCCCAGCCCAGGTTCACCCGGTCACCGTAATTCAGCGAACTCTCTTCAGACCGAAAAAGGTTCGATTGGTTAACGCGCACGCGTTTACCGCTGTTCAGGCGTATCTGGTAAACCGACGAATCGCCCAGATAGGCAATTTCATCGATGATACCGCTTAGCTTGTTGCGCAAGTCACCCAGATCATCTTTGCTGATCTGCATTTTTTCCGGTCGCACCGCAACGGCGACCTTTTGGCCAATAACACCGCTGATGCTGTGGGGTACGTAAATTCCCAAACCGGCTTCGGGACAGGCCACAACAACGTGGCTCTCGCCGTCTTCGGCAATACGGCCCTCAAAGATATTCACCGAACCAATAAAATCTGCAACGAATCGGTTCTGCGGATACTCGTATATCTCGCGAGGGGTCCCAACCTGGACGATCTTGCCTGCGGTCATAACACCGATCCGGCTGGACAACGTCATCGCCTCTTGCTGATCGTGAGTGACAACAACAAAGGTCACGCCCAGACTTTCCTGAATCTTGATCAGTTCAAATTGGGTCTCTTCGCGAAGTTTCTTGTCCAGCGCACCCATCGGTTCGTCCAGCAGCAGCAGCTTGGGTTTTTTCACCAGCGCGCGCGCGAGCGCAACCCGCTGGCGTTGGCCGCCGGACAGTTGATGTGGCTTACGGGCGGCAAAAGCATCCATCTGCACCAGCGACAGCATGTCTGTCACGCGAGTGGCAATCTCTGCCCTGGGCAAGCCGTCTCGTTTCAGCCCGTATGCGATGTTCTTTTCCACGGTCATGTGCGGAAACAACGCGTAGGACTGAAACATCATGTTGGTGGGTCGTTTATAAGGCGGGATGCCGGCCTGGTCCTGACCGTCGATGATGATCTGGCCGGAGGTAAGGTCCTCAAACCCCGACAGCATCCGCAACAAAGTGGACTTGCCGCAACCCGATCCACCCAGAAGGCAGAAAATCTCACCCTTGTAGATTTCCAGCGACACGTTATTAACGGACGTGAACTCACCGAATTTCTTGGTCACATTTTTAATTTGTAAAAAAGGCACCGCGTTTGGATCGGTCCAGGGTTTTAGGCCTGCAACTGCATTGGCTTCGGACATGATTACTCCCCATTTCCCCAAAAGAAACGATTCTGGAAAACAACTGCCGCGCGGATCGGATCCGCGCAGCAGTGAACAGGCTTACATGCCAGTCTTGATGGTGGTCCAGGCGCGGGTCAGCGTTCGGTCATAGCGCGCCGTGTGCGGCTTGGAAACGAACATCTTCTTCTTAATGTCCTGAGGGGGGTAAATGCCAGGATCATTAGCCACGTCTGAGTTCACAAATTCCGTCGCAGCGGTATTCGGATTTCCGAAGTAGACATAGTTGGTAATGTCTGCGGCAACTTTTGGTTCGAGGATATAGTCAATAAATTTTAATGCGTTTTCGGGATTGGGTGCATCGTCCGGGATTGCCAGCATGTCGAAACCGATCACTGCGCCCTCTCTCGGAATCGTGTAAGCAACATTAATTCCCTGCCCTGCCTCGGCGGCACGGTCACGGGCTTGCAGAATGTCGCCGGAATAGCCGATGGTCACGCAGATATCACCGTTGGCCAGATCGTTAATATACTGCGACGAATGGAAGTAGCGGATGTGAGGGCGAACGCCCATCATCAGTTCGCTGCCCTTCTCCAGATCGGCTTTATCTTCGGAGTGCGGATCGAGTCCCAGGTAATTCAGCGCCGACGACATAACTTCGGTCGGGGAATCCATCACCACAACGCCGCAATCGGCCAGTTTTGCGACGGTGTCCGGGTCGAACATCATGTCCCAGCTGCCGATCTTATCGGCGCCAATGCGTTCTTTGATCATATCGACGTTGTAGCCGATCCCTACGGAGAACATCATGTAGGGAACGCCATAAGTGTTGCCCGGGTCATTGACCTCAATGATTTTGAGAATATCGGGGTCAAGATTGCCGTAGTTTTTCAGTTTGTCTTTGTCGATCTTCGCGTACAGGCCAGCCTTCGCCTGGCGAGCAAGAAACTCGATAGACGGCACCACCACATCGTAGCCGCTGGAGCCCGTCAGCATCTTGGCTTCCAGCACTTCGTTGCTGTCGAACACGTCGTAATTAATCGTGATGCCGGTTCTCGCCTCGAAATTTTCAATCGTGTCGGGAGCCACATAATCAGACCAGTGATATACGTTCAGTTCACCCTCGGCACAGGCTGCGCCAGTGACCAGTGCCAGCGCGCTACAGATCAGTGTTTTTTTTATCATGATGTTCTCCTGAGTATTTTTTATTATTTACTTTTTTACCGTGTCAGATGCCGATTTTGTCGCGTACCCCGTACCACCAGGAACCTATCACCGAATAGGGAACGCGGAACATGCGCCCGCCGGGGAACGGATACCAAGGCACCTTGGCAAACACGTCGAACCGGGTCAGGTCGCCGTGGATTGCCTCGGCCAGGATGCGCCCGAAGGTGTGCGACCCGGTAACGCCATGGCCGCTGTAGCCGTGGGCGAAATAGGTGTTCCCGCCGATGCGGCCCATCTGGGGGACGCGGCTGAACGAGAGGGCGAAATTACCGCTCCACGCGTAGTCGATCTTAACCCCCTTAAGCTGTGGGAACACCTTGTCCATGTTGCGCTGCAACTTGGCTTTGATGTCACTGGGATCTGCGCCACCGTAAACCGTGCCGCCACCGAACAACATGCGGTTATCGCCGGACAAACGATAGTAATCGAGGATGTAGCGGATATCCTCGACGCAGGCATCCGTCGGTATCAATTCCCGCGCACGCGCCTCGCCCAAAGGCTCGGTTGCCATCACCTGCGTTGACACCGGCATCACTCGCGACGTAAGCGCTGGCACCACGTGGCCAAGGTAAGCATTACCGCACAGAACCAGCGTCTTGCAGGTCATCGTGCCTTTGGCCGTTTTGACGACTGGCTGAGCCGCCGCGTGATCAACCTCAATCACCGGCGACATCTCATAGATGATGCCACCGTTCTGCTCAAATGCCGCTGCCTCGCCCAAGGCCAGATTCAACGGGTGCATATGACCGCCCGAATAATCGATCAGCCCGCCCACGTAGAGGTCGGAATTCACATGCTCGCGCAGTTGGTTCTTGTCCAGCATCTCCTGATTCTTGAGGCCATAGCTCGCCCAAAGCTTCATCCGTTGTTCCAGCTCGCCCATATGAGCGCTGGTCAAACCCGTAAAGATGTTCTTTTCTTTCAGATCGCATTTGATGTCGTAGGTGCTGATCCGCTCGCGGATAATCTCACCACCTTCCTGCACCAGACCGGCAACGAATGTGGCCGTGTCTTGCCCGTAGCGCTTCTTGATCGTTTGCAGACTGGCGTTCAGCCCGTTGACGATCTGCCCCCCATTGCGCCCCGAGGCGCCCCATCCAACCCGCGCACCCTCAATAATGGCGACCTTGTAGCCTTTTTCTGCAAGATAAAGCCCCGTCGAGAGCCCGGTGTATCCGGCGCCGACGATGCAGACATCTATTTGATGATCACCGGTCAGTTCCGGCCGCTCCGGCGCGACATTAGCCGAGGCGGCGTAATAGCTTGAGGTGTGGCTGCCGTCGCCGGCATAGGAGTAATTCTGCGAGTTCATCACACGATCTCCAGGTAACTGTCATATTCAAACTTGGTCACGTAGCGGGCAAATTTACGCAATTCCTGCGTCTTGCACTCGACCAACATGGTTTGCAGCCGTTTAGAGAAGATGGTCGGCACATCGGCACCCTTGCGAAAGGCGTCAATGGCGGTTGCCCAGTCCAGCGGCAGATTGTCGAGGTTCATTGAATACGCGTTCCCGGTAATGGGTGCCGCCGGCCGCATGTCGTTCTCGATGCCAAGCAGCGCCCCGCCCAGAATGCTGGTCAGCACCAGATAGGGGTTGGCATCGGCGCCAGCAACGCGATGCTCTATCCGCCGCGCTATTGACTCACCGCCGGGAATACGGATGGCCGCGGTTCGGTTCTCATAGCCCCAAGAGACGCTTGTCGGCGCGTGAGCGCCAGGCAGAAGACGGCGATAGGAGTTTTCGTGCGGCGCAAATGTCAGCGTGTTTTGCTGCATCGTGGCCAACAGGCCGGCCACCGCGTTCAACAACAGTGGCGTGCCTTCTTCGCCGCCGTTGTCGAATACGTTTATCCCGTTTTCATCGATCAATGAAAAATGCGTGTGAAAACCGCTACCAGACAGGTCGCCATAAGGTTTTGCCATGAAGGTAGCTGCAAGCCCGTGCTTGCGGGCAATGCCGCGCACGAGCCGCTTGAACAGCACGGCATCGTCGGCGGCGCGCAGAGGGTCCGCAACGTGGCGCATGTTGATCTCGAACTGGCCCGCCCCGTTTTCCGAGATCGCAGCATCTGCAGGAATGCCCTGCAATTCGCAAGCATCGTAAACGTCGTTCAGAAATTCATCGAAATGCTGCAATTCGTCCAGCGACATCGCGCCGTCGGATTCCAGACGTTTGCCGGTGACCGGGGATCGCGGCGCCTGCGGATAATCTTCTGAGGGATCAACCAGATAGAATTCCAGCTCGGTCGCCACCACAGGCGTCAGTCCGCGCTCCTTGTATTGCTCGGCCACGCGCGCCAGAGCCCTGCGCGGGTCGCCCGGAAACGGTTCGCCATCTTCTTGCCGCATCCACAGCATCGCCAGGGCCGTCGGGCGACTGGTCCAGGTGACCGGCATCAATTGACGGCCAGTAAAATCGCACAAGCCATCGGAGTCACCCGTCTCGAAAACCAGCTCACTGTTTTCGACATCCTCGCCCCAGATGTCCATGCCGACAATCGACAACGGCATCCGTAGCCCGCCTTTTATCACCTTGGACAACTGATCAACCGGAACGCGCTTGCCTCGCATCGTGCCGTTCAGATCACAAACGCAGGCAAAAATAGAATCAATTTCTGGATGCTGTTCTAGCCAGGCTTCGGCTTTATTATCAGACATGGGTCACCTTTCGATACCGTTTTTTGAATTGTGATATCATTGTGTTAATATTTATATCATTCCTTTAATTGTGTCAACCTTTTTAGGTAATATAGTCCAGACCAACACACTCCAGGACGGCATGATGACCAGCAACGGCGAACTCAACATCCCTGATATTCCGGCAATATCCGGAACGACGACACAAGAATATGCCTATGAGCGCCTCCGCAACGCAATCATGCTGGGGGCGATCGAGCCCGGCACGTCACTGACAATACGCGGGTTAGCCGAACGACTGAATCTCAGCCCGACCCCGATCCGCGAGGCTGTGCGGCGGCTCAGCTCGCAACATGCCATACAGATCAAAGATAACCGGCGCATGGCGGTGCCTTTAATGACCCCCAACCGCTTTGAAGAACTGGTCGCACTCCGCATTGCGGTTGAGGTCCACACAGCCCAGCGCGCGCTGCCCTACATGTCAGATTTCATCATCGAAAAGCTGACGGCACTGGATGACAGGATGGACGAACTCATTTTTGACAGAGATCTCGATCAACTGACGCTGCTGAACCAGGCCTTCCATCGCACTCTTTACACAGTTAACCCTGCCCAAACCTCAATGCCCATCATTGAAAGCATCTGGTTGCAGCTTGGCCCCTTCCAGCGCCAGGTCCTCACACGAGTTACCGAATATTACGAGATTGATCGTCACAAAGAGATTCTTACCGCCCTGACGACTCGCGACGCAACCGCCCTGATAGATGCTATTACCAATGACATCAAAGACGGCGTACTGAAGTCAGGCCGAAACCTTCTGGCCCTGATAGACGCCGCATGAGGGAAGAATATCCGACCTGACGCGCCGTCGGGCACAGGTCGTTTATGGCCACAATTGATTCAGAAGTGGCGCTTTGGCCAGAAAATTTAGGTTCGTAGCAAAAAGGCAGCCATCCGATCTGCAACCGCCACCGAATCGGTAGAGGCAGCCGGCGCGGTCAACTGCTCAAGAGCCTTATCCGCATTCGATTCAGGTACTGACTGACCGCGCAAATGGTGCACCAGCCGCGTTTCAAAGCCC encodes the following:
- a CDS encoding ABC transporter permease subunit, which gives rise to MKRKSRSLMIFGVLGFVFLYAPILSLVIFSFNESRLVTVWGGFSTKWYGELFRDPQILDAAWVSLRVALASATLSVVIGTVASFVLVRFRRFRSKTLLSMMITAPLVMPEVIIGLALLLMFVAMESVLGWPGERGIMTIIIAHSTFGAAYAAVIIQSRLVDMDLSIEEAALDLGAHPVRVFFDVTLPVIAPALMSGWLLAFTLSLDDLVVASFVSGPGASTLPMVIFSKVRLGVSPDVNALAAIIIGVASIGIIIAALQVNRSKNMAQS
- a CDS encoding ABC transporter permease subunit, producing MNSLPLGSKIGALLGRLGLKGRILVIAIPTVWLLVFFLIPFLVVAKISFSEAAIARPPYLPIVEWIDGFFRVNLNFNNYLFLLEDPLYLAAYLGSVKIAGVATLIALLIGYPMAYLIARSPPDQRNLLLMLVVLPFWTSFLLRVYAWIGFLKGNGVINNLLMSVGIIDEPLVMLQTDFAVYVGIVYTYLPFMILPLYANLVKLDEAYLEASSDLGALPVTTFLTVTVPLSLSGIIAGCMLVFIPAVGEFVIPALLGGPDTLMIGQVLWNEFFSNRDWPVASSVAIVMLFVLVIPIMLLRWAQSASEGETR
- the potA gene encoding polyamine ABC transporter ATP-binding protein, with protein sequence MSEANAVAGLKPWTDPNAVPFLQIKNVTKKFGEFTSVNNVSLEIYKGEIFCLLGGSGCGKSTLLRMLSGFEDLTSGQIIIDGQDQAGIPPYKRPTNMMFQSYALFPHMTVEKNIAYGLKRDGLPRAEIATRVTDMLSLVQMDAFAARKPHQLSGGQRQRVALARALVKKPKLLLLDEPMGALDKKLREETQFELIKIQESLGVTFVVVTHDQQEAMTLSSRIGVMTAGKIVQVGTPREIYEYPQNRFVADFIGSVNIFEGRIAEDGESHVVVACPEAGLGIYVPHSISGVIGQKVAVAVRPEKMQISKDDLGDLRNKLSGIIDEIAYLGDSSVYQIRLNSGKRVRVNQSNLFRSEESSLNYGDRVNLGWAGNAGIVVTS
- a CDS encoding polyamine ABC transporter substrate-binding protein encodes the protein MIKKTLICSALALVTGAACAEGELNVYHWSDYVAPDTIENFEARTGITINYDVFDSNEVLEAKMLTGSSGYDVVVPSIEFLARQAKAGLYAKIDKDKLKNYGNLDPDILKIIEVNDPGNTYGVPYMMFSVGIGYNVDMIKERIGADKIGSWDMMFDPDTVAKLADCGVVVMDSPTEVMSSALNYLGLDPHSEDKADLEKGSELMMGVRPHIRYFHSSQYINDLANGDICVTIGYSGDILQARDRAAEAGQGINVAYTIPREGAVIGFDMLAIPDDAPNPENALKFIDYILEPKVAADITNYVYFGNPNTAATEFVNSDVANDPGIYPPQDIKKKMFVSKPHTARYDRTLTRAWTTIKTGM
- a CDS encoding FAD-binding oxidoreductase is translated as MNSQNYSYAGDGSHTSSYYAASANVAPERPELTGDHQIDVCIVGAGYTGLSTGLYLAEKGYKVAIIEGARVGWGASGRNGGQIVNGLNASLQTIKKRYGQDTATFVAGLVQEGGEIIRERISTYDIKCDLKEKNIFTGLTSAHMGELEQRMKLWASYGLKNQEMLDKNQLREHVNSDLYVGGLIDYSGGHMHPLNLALGEAAAFEQNGGIIYEMSPVIEVDHAAAQPVVKTAKGTMTCKTLVLCGNAYLGHVVPALTSRVMPVSTQVMATEPLGEARARELIPTDACVEDIRYILDYYRLSGDNRMLFGGGTVYGGADPSDIKAKLQRNMDKVFPQLKGVKIDYAWSGNFALSFSRVPQMGRIGGNTYFAHGYSGHGVTGSHTFGRILAEAIHGDLTRFDVFAKVPWYPFPGGRMFRVPYSVIGSWWYGVRDKIGI
- a CDS encoding glutamine synthetase family protein; translated protein: MSDNKAEAWLEQHPEIDSIFACVCDLNGTMRGKRVPVDQLSKVIKGGLRMPLSIVGMDIWGEDVENSELVFETGDSDGLCDFTGRQLMPVTWTSRPTALAMLWMRQEDGEPFPGDPRRALARVAEQYKERGLTPVVATELEFYLVDPSEDYPQAPRSPVTGKRLESDGAMSLDELQHFDEFLNDVYDACELQGIPADAAISENGAGQFEINMRHVADPLRAADDAVLFKRLVRGIARKHGLAATFMAKPYGDLSGSGFHTHFSLIDENGINVFDNGGEEGTPLLLNAVAGLLATMQQNTLTFAPHENSYRRLLPGAHAPTSVSWGYENRTAAIRIPGGESIARRIEHRVAGADANPYLVLTSILGGALLGIENDMRPAAPITGNAYSMNLDNLPLDWATAIDAFRKGADVPTIFSKRLQTMLVECKTQELRKFARYVTKFEYDSYLEIV
- a CDS encoding GntR family transcriptional regulator, with translation MMTSNGELNIPDIPAISGTTTQEYAYERLRNAIMLGAIEPGTSLTIRGLAERLNLSPTPIREAVRRLSSQHAIQIKDNRRMAVPLMTPNRFEELVALRIAVEVHTAQRALPYMSDFIIEKLTALDDRMDELIFDRDLDQLTLLNQAFHRTLYTVNPAQTSMPIIESIWLQLGPFQRQVLTRVTEYYEIDRHKEILTALTTRDATALIDAITNDIKDGVLKSGRNLLALIDAA